The Aquila chrysaetos chrysaetos chromosome 17, bAquChr1.4, whole genome shotgun sequence region CTCTCCATCGCGGACATCTGCTACGCCTCCAACAATGTCCCCCGTATGCTAAGGAACCTCCTTGGACAAGGCAGAACCATCTCCTTTGCTGGGTGTGGGGCACAGATCCATCTTTATTTAATCTTTGCACTTACAGAGTGCGTGCTGCTGGCCGTGATGTCTCATGTTCGCTACGTGGCAATCTGCCGTCCCCTCCGCTATGCCCTCATCATGATCTGGAGGCTGTGCCTCACCCTTGCCACAGTTTCCTGGGCTTTGGCGTTCGTATTTGGTACGCTACAAGCCTCTCTGGCTTTACACCTGCCTTTCTGGGGCCCCTGCGAGGTTGACCACTTCTGCTATGAAATTCTTGCTGTCTTAAAGCTGGCCTGCACTGCCGCTACTGCCAATAAAGTCCCGATCTTTGCTGTTTGTGTGcgcttcctcctcttccctttagCCTTAATCCTCATTTCCTCCCTGGACACCCTGGCCACCGTTCTGCGCATCCGCTCTGCGCCAGGATGGCACAAAACCTTCTCCCACCTGTGGCTCCCACCCGACCGCGGTGGGTGTCTTCTATGGAAACGCCATCTTCATGTACGTGGGGCCCGGGAGCGGTAACTCATCTGGGCGGGAGAAAGTTCCTTCCCTTTTCTACAGTCTCGTCAGCCCCAGTTTGAACCCCGTCATTTACAGTCGGAGGAACAAGCAGGTGAAGGAAGCCTTGCTGAAgcttcagagaaggaagagggtcTTTCATTCCGTCTAGCTGGGGCTCTAGGCTTTCACCTGTCTCCTgtccttctgctctttcttcttgAGCTCTTGGGGTATTTCTCACGGAATGTTAAGTGGTTAAAACGTAACACAAGACATGGTTATTCAAATGCATTTGTCTGTTGTTTCTCTGTGCGGTCTGATGAGTATCATGCCACAAAAATGACTCATTGTTATTCCTTTTATTGCAGATAACTAATTCTTCTTCCTCAGATGCGGCCGTCCTAGACGGGTAGTATGTTTCACCGGAACTGTTGACCCAGGTGGAAAAAGCAGTCTTCTCGGTTCTAGCTAGCAGTCAGGATAAGGAAACCCTACCGTgtagcagggtttttttctgaatctacCCATTGGTCCAATAAGATATTCTTTTTCCCTACCATATTTGTACCTGCTGTATCCTCAGGATGCTAGAGCTTCAGCTCTactgttagaaagaaaaagagagaaaacatgatGCTGCTAACGGGCTTTGCTTCTCAGGAGGGTGAACGAGCCTGTGAAGGGTTCTCCTTCTGCACACTTTTGAGCCTGACACCTCTCATGCAGGAATTTTCTCTGTTCTGGAGAGTTTttgctcaaagcagagctggcTTCTCCCCAGGCACTAAGT contains the following coding sequences:
- the LOC115352401 gene encoding LOW QUALITY PROTEIN: olfactory receptor 2A14-like (The sequence of the model RefSeq protein was modified relative to this genomic sequence to represent the inferred CDS: deleted 1 base in 1 codon) — its product is RVKDTTFLGKLSSFFPFPCSFPSRSLWSQFVLPHLQHSVQNEATVAEFILLGFCSTPALQRCLFGLFSALYSGTLMGNALVFLLICLDYCLHSPMYFFLCHLSIADICYASNNVPRMLRNLLGQGRTISFAGCGAQIHLYLIFALTECVLLAVMSHVRYVAICRPLRYALIMIWRLCLTLATVSWALAFVFGTLQASLALHLPFWGPCEVDHFCYEILAVLKLACTAATANKVPIFAVCVRFLLFPLALILISSLDTLATVLRIRSAPGWHKTFSTCGSHPTAVGVFYGNAIFMYVGPGSGNSSGREKVPSLFYSLVSPSLNPVIYSRRNKQVKEALLKLQRRKRVFHSV